In Carassius gibelio isolate Cgi1373 ecotype wild population from Czech Republic chromosome B13, carGib1.2-hapl.c, whole genome shotgun sequence, one genomic interval encodes:
- the si:dkey-45k15.1 gene encoding exocyst complex component 3-like protein 4 has product MEKSPTSNVKNIFRRFSIFRKSDGHIKKTPSRRSIKKLSLEDKDKEVTPQKFEFKAKEIPLKPCSVLQIKTYIETDMLKEAYLNLLSLEKLEKSALVNKEKEINLLYDALRHKMFAIVQNSSDVTSHNKEQLVYVVTIILEEEKREREGEPGVMQGWREAWRDAVLNGVRDTLKKVPLDSSEQNTSWLAVHLGLLGKAVGEDLERVKTELLSSYPADFNVFETYVSCHHEAVGEHLKRLLEKVAELNDYSALLDFIMHSYPSDLQAHKKDLIMEEDLNKIKTSYCHCHKEEFKLKLENFRTLETEVWKKKKSPERTEDGFLTSKIHMDICELIAGYAGNLEKIDENLGKSVVSFCLDELNQFYPRFEKEFSQHTVSLLTSDLLDCCLWVEYHITYINSLSSLKENLQCYKESCSAQVEKLEKEVDGLTLRLKQTLMDHFKSEVKPYMDGMMTKKWLKTDEDFKEVISRVENFSGLCKSMRAPSAQIFANDLHYYVAKEYVSQLMKKKYSCKKTKNEDAAIKLKEQWNELGKLFVEMGSSLKWLYPLGNYLSDIIGMETEKNIKDLLNPLVSNYPDISKKQLSAVLSFRDNGFSLEKHNVINHFTALKRDAGNTNHEHSFFTDIE; this is encoded by the exons ATGGAAAAATCTCCCACTTCTAATG TGAAAAACATCTTTCGCAGATTTTCTATATTTAGAAAAAGCGATGGGCACATTAAAAAGACACCATCTAGACggtcaataaaaaaattatcattagaGGATAAAGACAAGGAAGTTACCCCACAGAAATTTGAATTTAAGGCCAAAGAGATTCCTCTAAAGCCATGCTCAG TTTTGCAGATCAAAACATATATAGAAACAGACATGCTGAAGGAGGCATATTTGAATCTGCTTTCGCTGGAGAAGTTAGAAAAGAGTGCTCTGGTTAATAAAGAGAAAGAAATCAATCTGTTGTATGATGCACTAAGGCACAAAATGTTTGCCATTGTACAAAACTCCAGTGATGTTACCTCACACAATAAAGAGCAGCTGGTGTATGTGGTCACCATTATCCTggaggaagagaagagagagagagagggagagccaGGAGTGATGCAGGGATGGAGAGAAGCATGGAGGGATGCGGTACTAAACGGGGTTCGAGATACACTGAAGAAAGTTCCTCTGGACAGCAGCGAGCAGAACACTTCCTGGTTGGCAGTGCATCTGGGGCTTCTGGGTAAAGCTGTTGGGGAGGACTTGGAGAGAGTGAAGACTGAGCTTCTGAGCTCATATCCAGCAgactttaatgtgtttgaaacctATGTGTCCTGCCACCATGAGGCTGTAGGAGAGCATCTAAAGAGACTTCTGGAAAAGGTGGCAGAGCTGAATGATTACTCCGCTCTTCTAGATTTCATTATGCATTCCTACCCCAG TGATCTGCAAGCCCATAAGAAAGATCTTATAATGGAAGAGGATctgaacaaaataaaaacctCTTACTGTCATTGCCATAAG GAGGAATTTAAACTTAAACTGGAGAATTTCCGCACACTTGAAACAGAAGTATGGAAAAAGAAGAAATCTCCTGAGAGAACAGAAGATGGATTTCTTACGTCAAAAATACACATGGACATTTGTGAG TTGATAGCAGGCTATGCTGGGAATCTTGAGAAGATCGATGAAAATCTGGGGAAATCAGTTGTAAGCTTCTGTTTAGATGAGCTAAATCAGTTTTATCCAAG ATTTGAAAAAGAGTTTTCACAGCACACTGTCTCTCTGTTGACCTCTGACCTGTTGGACTGCTGTCTTTGGGTTGAATATCACATCACCTACATCAACAGTTTGAGTTCACTCAA AGAGAATTTGCAGTGCTATAAAGAGAGCTGTTCAGCTCAGGTGGAGAAGCTGGAAAAAGAAGTGGATGGACTGACTCTGAGACTCAAACAGACCCTGATGGATCATTTCAAATCTGAGGTCAAG CCTTACATGGATGGCATGATGACAAAGAAATGGCTGAAAACTGATGAAGATTTTAAAGAAGTGATTTCTAGAGTAGAGAATTTTTCTGGTCTCTGTAAATCCATGAGAGCTCCATCAGCCCAA ATTTTCGCGAATGATTTACACTATTATGTAGCCAAAGAATATGTCTCCCAGctgatgaagaaaaaatattCATGCAAAAAAACCAAAAACGAAGATGCTGCCATAAAATTGAAAGAACAATGGAATGAACTCGGGAAACTATTTGTGGAAATG GGATCATCTTTAAAATGGCTTTATCCATTGGGAAATTACCTTAGTGACATTATTGGAATGGAAACTGAGAAAAATATAAAAGATCTGTTAAATCCACTGGTTAGTAATTACCCAGACATCAG CAAGAAGCAGTTGTCAGCTGTTCTGTCCTTCAGAGACAATGGTTTTAGCTTGGAGAAGCACAATGTTATTAATCACTTTACTGCGCTTAAACGGGATGCTGGGAACACAAATCATGAGCACTCCTTCTTCACTGACATAGAG TGA